One Hyalangium gracile genomic window carries:
- a CDS encoding threonine aldolase family protein produces the protein MIDLRSDTFTVPSPEMRAQMANAEVGDDYYGEDKSVNRLEHYCRELFGKEAAVFTTSGMLANQLAIISQVSRGNEVVTEYNYHVNLYESAQHASFCHVVLNGRETVDGVLRVPDVLRAIESKPRESTYSQVELVTLENTISFRQGQVFPLEEIQKLRRFTSERGIRLHLDGARLFHAHLATGIPLAAWAAEVDTIGVCFSKGLGAPFGSMLMGSKDVIERARRYRVWYGSGFHQVGVCAEAAYFALTRQMDRLNEDHRLTRLLAEKLADVPGLGVKPETVRTNMIFIDLAGARMTAEAFEARCKDLGLLVLTFPPNRIRLVVSRLVNEADVLNAARILRQLGADLA, from the coding sequence ATGATCGATCTGCGCAGCGACACCTTCACCGTGCCGTCGCCCGAGATGCGGGCCCAGATGGCCAACGCCGAAGTGGGCGACGACTATTACGGTGAGGACAAGAGCGTCAACCGGCTGGAGCACTACTGCCGCGAGCTGTTCGGCAAGGAGGCCGCGGTCTTCACCACCAGCGGGATGCTGGCGAACCAGCTCGCCATCATCTCCCAGGTGTCCCGCGGCAACGAGGTGGTGACGGAGTACAACTACCACGTCAACCTCTACGAGAGCGCCCAGCACGCCTCGTTCTGCCACGTGGTGCTCAACGGCCGGGAGACGGTGGACGGCGTCCTCCGGGTGCCGGATGTCCTCCGGGCCATCGAGTCCAAGCCGCGCGAGAGCACCTACTCCCAGGTGGAGCTGGTGACGCTGGAGAACACCATCAGCTTCCGTCAGGGACAGGTGTTCCCGCTGGAGGAGATCCAGAAGCTGCGGCGCTTCACCTCCGAGCGGGGCATCCGCCTGCACCTGGACGGCGCGCGCCTGTTCCATGCGCACCTGGCCACGGGCATCCCGCTGGCGGCGTGGGCGGCCGAGGTGGACACCATTGGCGTCTGCTTCTCGAAGGGCCTGGGGGCGCCGTTCGGCTCGATGCTGATGGGCTCCAAGGACGTCATCGAGCGGGCTCGCCGCTACCGCGTGTGGTACGGCAGCGGCTTCCACCAAGTAGGAGTCTGCGCGGAGGCCGCGTACTTCGCGCTGACGCGGCAGATGGACCGGCTCAACGAGGACCATCGCCTCACCCGGCTGCTGGCCGAGAAGCTGGCGGACGTGCCGGGCCTGGGCGTCAAGCCGGAGACGGTGCGGACGAACATGATCTTCATCGACCTGGCGGGGGCGCGGATGACCGCCGAGGCGTTCGAGGCGCGCTGCAAGGACCTCGGGCTGCTGGTGCTGACGTTCCCGCCCAACCGGATCCGGCTGGTCGTCTCCCGGCTCGTCAACGAGGCGGATGTGCTCAACGCCGCGCGCATCCTCCGGCAGCTGGGCGCGGACCTCGCCTGA
- a CDS encoding non-ribosomal peptide synthetase, whose translation MSPSQISLPRTFVHHLQSQAERRPTRRAFLYLERGETEGPELTYAQLDQRARAVAASLQGRLAPGDRALLLCPQGLDFLCAFLGCLYAGVIAVPAYPPRANHNLLRIRAIAKDCQPRAILATRKVLTTSGAVLKELPELAATEMIPVDAIEPGAADAWRRPELGPDTLAFLQYTSGSTGLPRGVMVSHENLLHNEELIRRGYEHTDETVIVSWLPLFHDMGLIGCALHGVYLGGSCILMSPVDFIQKPVRWLSAVSRYRATSSGGPNFAYDQCVRRVTPEQCQGLDLSGWKAAFSGAEPIRSLTLRRFAEMFRPQGFLPDAYYPCYGLAESTLFVTGAVIGQAPVVRELDAEALRAHQPRPAAAGTLERVSLVGCGHPRGDLRVEIVEPDTRRRCAAGQVGEIWVSGPSVARGYWERPEATQETFGAELADGDPARFLRTGDLGFFEQGSLFITGRLKDLVILRGRNHYPQDLEWTVEQSHAALRPGCGAAFSVEVEGEERLVVVQEVEQPARTDVEAVARAVRRAVSRLHEVTPYAVVLIKPGGLPKTSSGKVQRRACKASYLKGELELVGESLLREAESLDYEVAPLSRALLLEQPEEARRSFLMERLRQHVARALRVVPEEVPPDQPLTALGVDSLSIVELRNQLEAVLSLRLSHSFFLQEVTLESLADRLLASLGEASSSVSAPAREGAREVFPCSYGQRALLFEQQWAPRSTAYNVSVAARIRSQVEVKAFQRAIAQLMRRHPALRTTYEVVGGEWVQKVHAEPPLPFEHREVADWTPEARMAWLEEQAHSPFELAHGPVFRVALLTARRDEHLLLLSAHHVAVDMWSLTILLDELGQLYPAERARGESPLEPLTAGYEDFVRWQQRWLAEPAGEQSWAYWKERLSGHTPVLALPADRVRPRVWSAQGGKHAFTLPEALTESLRALCRAQGTTLHTTLLAAYVALLHRYTGQEDLVVGSPASGRSRAEFEDVVGYFVNPVPIRTRCDGSASWLSLLAGTRQAMLEALDHQDYPHPLLVQRLGLAREAGRAPLFQTLFALLKPPRGAAETLGAFLVAEEGGRMDLGGLELESLRLGQRAAQFDLCLTLVEQGRRLLGSFEFSTDLFERETITAMAGHFQRLLESLVANPAAPVSRLELLTDEQKAALVRQGLRSVDWPRELRVHELLERQASQKPQAVALVSGTQRLTYGEFEARANQLAHTLLRRGLRRGGLVGILLERGVDALVAMLGVMKAGGAFLPLDGSVPRERLAAMLDTPRLTTLVTRQRWRDSLPSSRASILDLDAEVSVLAQAPREAPRVPVSPEDPAYVIFTSGTTGTPRGVLVSHGSVINAAYVWRDYYRLEQLEAVSLQLSSFAFDIFVGDLMKVLISGGRLVICPEETRLNLPELAALIDRERITFLDAAPSLVLPLMEESHRQKWPLGTLKVVILGGEAIDLERFRALKERLGAQARVVAAYGITETTVDSSCYELDASVPTGTSGYVPLGRPLPNTRLYILDEQLSPQPERVIGELYIAGPGVALGYLDQPALTAQRFLPDPFFPGERMYRTGDLARWLGGAVVEFRGRRDHQVKIRGFRIEPGDIESNLLQHPHVAGAVVIPWEDAQRERRLAAYVVAREGTTLQLEEVRAFLKQRLPEYMVPFTMQQLQALPLTSNGKVDRRALPPPDPSQAVGKPAYVAPTTPLEQRIASIWSELLGVERIGVQDNFFELGGHSLLATQLASRLHEALAVEIPLSMLFESRTVAELARAMARLQREAVGQAPEPVLERAAGDSEALLERLDELSEAELDALLAREGLK comes from the coding sequence ATGAGCCCGTCCCAGATCTCCCTGCCGAGGACGTTCGTCCATCACCTCCAGAGCCAGGCGGAGCGGCGTCCCACGCGTCGGGCCTTCCTCTATCTGGAGCGTGGCGAGACGGAGGGGCCGGAGCTCACCTATGCCCAGCTGGACCAGCGGGCCCGGGCCGTGGCGGCCAGCCTGCAGGGGCGGCTCGCTCCGGGGGACCGGGCGCTGCTGCTGTGTCCGCAGGGGCTGGACTTCCTCTGCGCCTTCCTGGGCTGCCTGTACGCCGGGGTGATCGCCGTTCCGGCCTATCCGCCGCGCGCGAACCACAACCTGCTGCGGATCCGCGCGATCGCGAAGGACTGCCAGCCCCGAGCCATCCTGGCCACGCGCAAGGTGCTGACCACCAGCGGCGCCGTGCTGAAGGAGCTGCCCGAGCTGGCGGCGACCGAGATGATCCCGGTGGATGCCATCGAGCCAGGGGCCGCCGACGCGTGGCGCAGGCCGGAGCTGGGCCCCGACACGCTGGCGTTCCTGCAGTACACCTCCGGCTCGACGGGGCTGCCCCGGGGCGTGATGGTCAGCCACGAGAACCTGCTCCACAACGAGGAGCTGATCCGGCGGGGCTACGAGCACACGGACGAGACGGTCATCGTCAGCTGGCTGCCGCTGTTCCATGACATGGGGCTCATCGGCTGCGCGCTCCACGGGGTGTACCTGGGCGGCTCCTGCATCCTCATGTCGCCGGTGGACTTCATCCAGAAGCCGGTGCGCTGGCTGAGCGCGGTGTCCCGCTACCGGGCGACCTCGAGCGGAGGGCCGAACTTCGCCTATGACCAGTGCGTGCGCCGCGTCACCCCCGAGCAATGCCAGGGGCTGGACCTGAGCGGCTGGAAGGCGGCGTTCAGCGGCGCCGAGCCCATCCGCTCGCTCACGCTGCGGCGCTTCGCGGAGATGTTCCGTCCCCAGGGCTTCCTGCCGGATGCGTACTACCCCTGCTATGGCCTGGCCGAGTCGACGCTGTTCGTCACGGGCGCCGTCATCGGGCAGGCGCCCGTCGTGCGAGAGCTCGATGCCGAGGCGCTCCGGGCGCACCAGCCCCGCCCGGCGGCGGCGGGCACGCTGGAGCGGGTGTCCCTGGTGGGCTGTGGCCATCCCCGTGGGGATCTGCGGGTGGAGATCGTCGAGCCGGACACGCGGCGGCGGTGCGCGGCGGGCCAGGTGGGGGAGATCTGGGTCTCCGGGCCCAGCGTGGCGCGGGGCTACTGGGAGCGCCCGGAGGCCACCCAGGAGACCTTCGGCGCGGAGCTGGCGGACGGAGACCCCGCGAGGTTCCTGCGGACGGGGGACCTGGGCTTCTTCGAGCAAGGCAGCCTGTTCATCACCGGGCGGCTCAAGGACCTGGTCATCCTCCGAGGCCGGAACCACTACCCGCAGGACCTGGAGTGGACCGTGGAGCAGAGCCATGCCGCGCTCCGCCCCGGGTGTGGCGCGGCGTTCTCGGTCGAGGTGGAGGGTGAGGAGCGGCTGGTGGTGGTGCAGGAGGTGGAGCAGCCCGCCCGGACGGATGTCGAGGCGGTGGCTCGGGCCGTCCGACGTGCCGTCTCCCGGCTCCACGAGGTGACGCCCTACGCCGTGGTGCTCATCAAGCCGGGTGGCCTGCCGAAGACGTCGAGCGGCAAGGTCCAGCGCCGCGCCTGCAAGGCGTCGTACCTGAAGGGTGAACTGGAGCTCGTCGGGGAGAGCCTGCTCCGGGAGGCGGAGTCGCTCGACTACGAGGTGGCGCCGCTGTCCCGGGCGCTGCTGCTGGAGCAGCCCGAGGAGGCCCGCCGCTCCTTCCTGATGGAGCGCCTGCGGCAGCACGTGGCGCGAGCCCTGCGCGTCGTGCCCGAGGAGGTGCCTCCGGACCAGCCGCTCACCGCGCTGGGCGTGGACTCGCTCTCGATCGTGGAGCTTCGGAACCAGCTGGAGGCGGTGCTGTCGCTGCGGCTCTCGCACTCGTTCTTCCTGCAGGAGGTGACGCTGGAGTCCCTGGCGGACCGACTGCTCGCGTCCCTGGGCGAGGCGTCGTCCTCCGTCTCCGCGCCCGCGCGAGAGGGGGCTCGGGAGGTGTTCCCGTGCTCCTACGGGCAGCGGGCCCTGCTGTTCGAGCAGCAGTGGGCGCCCAGGAGCACGGCGTACAACGTGTCCGTGGCGGCGCGCATCCGCTCGCAGGTGGAGGTGAAGGCGTTCCAGCGCGCGATCGCGCAGCTCATGCGGCGCCACCCCGCGCTGAGGACTACCTACGAAGTCGTGGGGGGCGAGTGGGTCCAGAAGGTCCACGCCGAGCCGCCGCTCCCCTTCGAGCACCGGGAGGTCGCCGACTGGACTCCGGAGGCTCGGATGGCCTGGCTGGAGGAGCAGGCGCACTCGCCGTTCGAGCTGGCGCACGGGCCCGTGTTCCGGGTGGCGCTGCTGACGGCTCGGAGGGATGAGCACCTGCTGCTGCTGTCCGCGCACCACGTGGCCGTCGACATGTGGTCCCTGACGATCCTGCTGGACGAGCTGGGCCAGCTCTATCCCGCGGAGCGGGCGCGAGGAGAGAGTCCGCTCGAGCCGCTCACCGCGGGCTACGAGGACTTCGTCCGGTGGCAGCAGCGGTGGCTCGCGGAGCCGGCCGGTGAGCAGTCGTGGGCCTATTGGAAGGAGCGGCTGTCGGGCCACACGCCGGTGCTGGCGCTGCCCGCGGACCGGGTGCGCCCTCGGGTCTGGTCCGCCCAGGGCGGCAAGCACGCCTTCACGCTCCCGGAGGCGCTCACCGAGTCGCTCCGAGCGCTCTGCCGGGCGCAGGGCACGACGCTCCACACGACCTTGCTGGCGGCCTACGTGGCGCTGCTCCACCGCTACACGGGGCAGGAGGACCTGGTCGTGGGCTCGCCCGCGTCGGGGCGCAGCCGGGCGGAGTTCGAGGACGTGGTCGGGTACTTCGTCAACCCGGTGCCCATCCGTACGCGCTGCGACGGGAGCGCGAGCTGGCTGTCGCTGCTCGCGGGGACGCGGCAGGCGATGCTGGAGGCCCTGGATCATCAGGACTATCCGCACCCGCTCCTGGTGCAGCGGCTGGGGCTGGCGAGAGAGGCTGGTCGAGCGCCGCTCTTCCAGACCCTGTTCGCGCTGCTGAAGCCGCCTCGCGGCGCGGCGGAGACGCTGGGTGCCTTCCTCGTGGCGGAGGAGGGAGGGCGGATGGACCTGGGAGGGCTCGAGCTCGAGTCGCTCCGCCTGGGCCAGCGCGCCGCGCAGTTCGATCTGTGCCTCACCCTGGTCGAGCAGGGCCGCCGGCTTTTGGGCTCGTTCGAGTTCAGCACCGACCTGTTCGAGCGGGAGACGATCACCGCCATGGCCGGGCACTTCCAGCGACTGCTGGAGTCGCTCGTGGCGAACCCGGCGGCGCCGGTGTCCCGGCTGGAGCTGCTCACGGACGAGCAGAAGGCCGCGCTGGTGCGCCAGGGGCTGCGCTCCGTGGACTGGCCACGAGAGCTGCGCGTGCACGAGCTGCTGGAGCGCCAGGCGAGCCAGAAGCCCCAGGCGGTCGCGCTGGTCAGCGGTACGCAGCGGCTCACCTATGGAGAGTTCGAGGCCCGAGCGAACCAACTGGCGCACACCCTCCTGAGGCGAGGACTGCGCCGGGGCGGGCTCGTGGGCATCCTGCTGGAGCGGGGAGTCGATGCCCTGGTGGCGATGCTGGGGGTCATGAAGGCGGGAGGCGCCTTCCTGCCGCTGGATGGCTCGGTGCCGCGCGAGCGCCTCGCGGCCATGCTGGACACTCCGCGCCTCACGACCCTGGTGACCCGGCAACGGTGGAGGGACTCGCTGCCCTCCAGCCGGGCCAGCATCCTCGATCTCGACGCGGAGGTTTCCGTCCTCGCGCAGGCGCCGAGGGAGGCGCCGAGGGTGCCGGTCTCCCCGGAGGACCCGGCCTACGTCATCTTCACCTCGGGAACCACGGGCACACCGCGAGGCGTGCTGGTGTCCCATGGCTCCGTCATCAACGCGGCCTACGTCTGGAGGGACTACTACCGGCTGGAGCAGCTCGAGGCGGTGAGCCTCCAGCTGAGCAGCTTCGCCTTCGACATCTTCGTGGGCGATCTGATGAAGGTCCTCATCAGCGGAGGCCGGCTGGTGATCTGCCCGGAGGAGACGCGGCTCAACCTTCCGGAGCTCGCCGCGCTGATTGACCGGGAGCGCATCACCTTCCTGGATGCGGCGCCCTCGCTGGTGCTCCCGCTGATGGAGGAGAGCCATCGCCAGAAGTGGCCGCTCGGGACGCTGAAGGTCGTCATCCTGGGAGGAGAGGCCATCGACCTGGAGCGGTTCCGGGCGCTGAAGGAGCGCCTGGGGGCGCAGGCGCGGGTCGTCGCGGCCTATGGCATCACCGAGACCACCGTGGATTCGAGCTGCTACGAGCTCGATGCCTCCGTGCCCACGGGAACCTCCGGCTACGTGCCGCTGGGGCGGCCGCTGCCCAACACCCGCCTCTACATCCTGGACGAGCAGCTCTCCCCCCAGCCGGAGCGCGTCATCGGCGAGCTCTACATCGCCGGGCCGGGCGTGGCGCTGGGCTACCTCGATCAGCCGGCCCTCACCGCGCAGCGCTTCCTGCCGGACCCGTTCTTCCCCGGCGAGCGGATGTACCGCACCGGCGATCTCGCCCGCTGGCTCGGCGGCGCCGTCGTGGAGTTCCGCGGTCGGCGCGACCATCAGGTGAAGATCCGGGGCTTCCGGATCGAGCCCGGGGACATCGAGTCCAACCTGCTGCAGCACCCCCACGTGGCCGGGGCGGTGGTCATCCCCTGGGAGGATGCCCAGCGGGAGCGACGCCTGGCCGCCTACGTCGTCGCGCGGGAGGGCACCACGCTCCAGCTCGAGGAGGTGCGCGCCTTCCTGAAGCAGCGCCTGCCCGAGTACATGGTGCCTTTCACGATGCAGCAGCTCCAGGCGCTTCCGCTCACCTCCAACGGCAAGGTGGATCGACGGGCTCTGCCGCCGCCGGATCCCTCGCAGGCCGTGGGGAAGCCCGCCTATGTTGCTCCCACCACGCCCCTGGAGCAGCGCATCGCCTCCATCTGGTCGGAGCTGCTGGGCGTGGAGCGGATTGGCGTGCAGGACAACTTCTTCGAGCTGGGCGGGCACTCGCTGCTGGCGACACAGCTCGCGTCGCGGCTCCACGAGGCCCTCGCGGTGGAGATCCCCCTGAGCATGCTGTTCGAGTCCCGCACGGTCGCGGAGCTGGCTCGCGCCATGGCGCGGCTCCAGCGCGAGGCGGTGGGCCAGGCGCCCGAGCCCGTCCTCGAACGTGCCGCCGGAGACTCCGAGGCTCTGCTGGAGCGGCTGGACGAGCTCTCCGAGGCCGAGCTGGATGCCCTGCTCGCCCGTGAGGGGCTGAAGTGA
- a CDS encoding MFS transporter, whose product MSGSVSTSAQGVPSGIRTFLIAWLGQVISATGARMTNFVLSLHVYQRTGSVTQFALTSLFTVLPTVLLSPVAGVYIDRGDRRRALLLSECGSGVCTLVLLGALRFGELSIWHINLAVAAISTFSVFQVPAFASATTLLVPREHLGRATGLVQMGEAIAELLSPALAGVLVVSLELRGILLIDVVSYAVALLLLLSVRIPRPAASQEAQAASSSLLGEATYGMSYIRERQGLRGLMVILWVSSFGVQVVWTLLTPLLLSFTTEAVLGTILSVSGVGMLAGSVLMSVWGGPSRLVYGVLGFLLLQGVVLFSGGLRPSVPLVASAAFVFCFCMPFINGCNVAIWQRKVEPSVQGRVFAVRRMVMTTAGPVAYLLAGPLADRVFEPLLAPGGALAASVGQVIGTGTGRGIGLMFLLLGVGTVLTAVLGYLNSGLRQVEATLPDAVPEDLHAQLSQR is encoded by the coding sequence ATGTCCGGCTCCGTGTCCACGAGCGCCCAGGGCGTTCCCAGCGGCATCCGGACGTTCCTCATCGCCTGGCTGGGGCAGGTGATCTCCGCGACGGGGGCGCGGATGACGAACTTCGTGCTGAGCCTCCACGTGTATCAGCGCACGGGCTCCGTCACGCAGTTCGCGCTCACGTCGCTGTTCACGGTGCTGCCCACGGTGCTGCTCTCCCCCGTGGCGGGCGTCTACATCGATCGAGGAGACCGGCGCCGCGCGCTGCTGCTCAGTGAGTGCGGCTCCGGGGTGTGCACGCTGGTGTTGCTGGGCGCGCTGCGGTTCGGGGAGCTCTCGATCTGGCACATCAACCTCGCCGTGGCGGCCATCTCCACCTTCAGCGTCTTCCAGGTGCCGGCGTTCGCCTCCGCCACGACGCTGCTGGTCCCGCGAGAGCACCTGGGCCGCGCCACGGGCCTGGTGCAGATGGGGGAGGCCATCGCGGAGCTGCTCTCCCCGGCCCTGGCCGGCGTGCTGGTGGTCTCGCTCGAGCTGCGAGGGATCCTCCTGATCGACGTGGTGAGCTACGCCGTCGCGCTGCTGCTCCTGCTGTCCGTGCGCATCCCCCGGCCCGCAGCCTCCCAGGAGGCGCAAGCGGCGAGCAGCTCGTTGCTGGGCGAGGCCACCTACGGCATGAGCTACATCCGCGAGCGCCAGGGTTTGCGCGGGCTGATGGTCATCCTGTGGGTGAGCAGCTTCGGGGTTCAGGTCGTCTGGACGCTCCTGACGCCCTTGCTGCTGAGCTTCACGACGGAGGCGGTGCTCGGCACCATCCTCTCCGTCAGCGGAGTGGGGATGCTGGCGGGCAGCGTGCTCATGAGCGTGTGGGGCGGGCCCTCCCGGCTGGTGTACGGGGTGCTGGGCTTCCTGCTGCTGCAGGGGGTGGTGCTGTTCTCCGGAGGCCTGCGGCCCTCCGTCCCGCTCGTGGCGAGCGCGGCCTTCGTCTTCTGCTTCTGCATGCCGTTCATCAACGGCTGCAACGTGGCCATCTGGCAGCGGAAGGTGGAGCCCTCCGTGCAGGGCCGTGTCTTCGCGGTGCGGCGCATGGTGATGACCACCGCCGGCCCGGTGGCCTACCTGCTCGCGGGGCCGCTCGCGGATCGCGTGTTCGAGCCGCTCCTGGCACCGGGCGGCGCGCTGGCGGCGAGCGTCGGCCAGGTGATTGGCACGGGGACCGGGAGAGGCATCGGCCTGATGTTCCTCCTGCTCGGGGTGGGCACGGTGCTGACGGCGGTGCTCGGGTATCTGAACTCCGGGCTGCGTCAGGTGGAGGCCACGCTGCCGGATGCAGTCCCGGAGGATCTCCACGCCCAGCTCTCCCAGCGCTGA
- a CDS encoding GNAT family N-acetyltransferase yields MTMMDESWAWARPIRDAHLSEKLLDRYTLKLLEREAWWEVYLRELQPHFPEELFFAGAGLLSEQERAARKQVIASARAMPWVDYFCAMDGDRVAAMFIGRQQQEDAYLMDLSVIHPDYRRKGLYSAFIQRLIAYTRALGFHRIQSTHAPSNNAVIIAKLKQGFSITGLEVHYEVGPNLMLTYFHSAEQKRAYEYRCGGVQLSKRMIESSQGTFQHLQKAIRQATGE; encoded by the coding sequence ATGACGATGATGGATGAGAGCTGGGCGTGGGCACGCCCGATCCGCGACGCGCACCTGAGCGAGAAGCTGCTGGACCGCTATACCCTGAAGCTCCTCGAGCGCGAGGCGTGGTGGGAAGTGTACCTCCGGGAGCTACAGCCCCACTTCCCGGAGGAGCTGTTCTTCGCGGGTGCCGGGCTGCTCAGCGAGCAGGAGCGCGCCGCGCGCAAGCAGGTGATTGCCTCCGCCAGGGCCATGCCCTGGGTGGACTACTTCTGCGCGATGGACGGAGACCGGGTGGCCGCCATGTTCATCGGCCGCCAGCAGCAGGAGGACGCTTATCTGATGGACTTGAGCGTCATCCATCCAGATTACCGAAGGAAGGGGCTCTACAGCGCCTTCATCCAGCGGCTGATCGCCTACACCCGGGCGCTGGGCTTCCACCGCATCCAGAGTACCCACGCCCCCAGCAACAACGCGGTCATCATCGCCAAGCTGAAGCAGGGGTTCAGCATCACGGGGCTGGAGGTCCACTACGAGGTGGGCCCCAACCTGATGCTCACCTACTTCCACAGCGCCGAGCAGAAGCGCGCCTATGAGTACCGCTGCGGCGGCGTGCAGCTGAGCAAGCGCATGATCGAGAGCTCCCAGGGCACGTTCCAGCACCTCCAGAAGGCCATCCGGCAGGCCACGGGCGAGTAG